TTGGAATTCATAGGGATTTTCAGGAGTGCCAAAAAAAGTGTCTATTGCAGGGTGCGTGGTGTCTTTTTCAATTTCTACTTTAATTCCCATGAAGGACGTGGTTTCGGCAGATTTTTTTTCAGAGAACCGGGATTCAAGAGCCGTCAACAATTTTTTGAGACGCTGATGGTATATCTGGGGATCAAATAATTCCAATTCACCGATTTGTACCGGAATATATTGTGCGGGAAGTACCTTGAGAACATCATTACTGATCCAGTTCATCCAGGTGCTCCATAGCAGTTTTTTCTTCATGACATAATCCGTTTCCTTGCCCTTGAACGCCTCACGTGGAAACTTTTTATCGAGAAACTTGAGTAACCCTTCAATAATGGTTTGTGAATTGAGAGGAATATTTGCCGGCCATTTCAGGCCAACTTCGTCAGCCAACACCTTTCTAACCTGTTCCCAGACACTATCAGGCCAATTCATGTCTTTTCGGTTTTCCAGCAATTTGGTGATGACTACTCCATTTGCGACATTCAGACTGGTGTTTGCTTCTTTCCAGAGACTTTCCTGAAGGTGCTGATATTCAAAAAGTCTGTCCTGAATACCGCGAAATAATTGACAAAATATTGTAGTTTCCTGGGAAAAGCTGTCATCAGGGATGGCAGGGTTTTTCATATCCCGAAGGAAAAAACCCATGGGGATTTTAATAAACAGGCTGGTGGTTTCAGCAGAAATCTGGATCGTCGCGGCCCGTTGTGATTTAGGCTCGACCAGGGCTTTATCCCCCAGAAGAACAGGAGCGCTCATCTGAACAACCAGTGTGCCATTCACGAGCACATCAACCATTCCTTCACAAAGAAGGAATATGTCTTTGCCCGTGTCCCCCTGCAGGATAATTTCCTTGTTTTCCGAAAAAAAACCAAACTCCAGACGCTGCAACAACCGTTGGCCCAGACTTTCGACACAGGCCCGGGTCAACGGATATGAAGTCAGGATCCGTGTTATGATCTGCGACGCGGATGGTCCTATTTCAAAGAACGGATAATACTGATTAATATCCCAGCGCATCTGGCACAAGCCTATGAAAAGTCAAAACTGAACAACACTCATTACACTGAGAATCCATCAGGAATCGAAGCTCCCTTGGGAATAACGATTATGCCTTCACGAATGTAACAATCCGTAAGGTCCGCTTCAACCACATTGTCTTTGTTGAGGAGTTTTACGTTGCGGCCAATCCGGACATTTTTATCCAGAATCGCGTTTTTAACAGTCGTATTCTCGCCAATTCCAATGCGTGGACGACCGGAGGAAATATTTTGGGCCATTGGATCTTCATAGAAATCCGCCCCCATCATGATGACATATTCAAGATGACAACCGGTGTGAATGACTGATCTAAGCCCGATCACACAATGTCTGATATACGAGGGATCAATGATTGAACCTTCTGAAATGATCGAGCAATCGACTTTGGCTTCATTGATTTTAGCACCCGCCAGGAATCTGCCATGGGTATAAATGGGTTTTTCCTCATCATAAAAATTGAAATCAGGCACATGCTGAGTCAACGAAATGTGAACATCAAAAAAAGATTTGATGGTTCCGATATCTTCCCAATAGCCATCGAACGAGTAGGCGAAGACTTTTTTCTGATGGATCGATTTGGGGATAATCTGTTTGCCAAAATCATGATCATTGTTCGCCTCCAGTAAACTGAACAGCACATCTTTTTTAAATAAATAAATCCCCATGGATGCCATGTGTGTCTGGGCTGGAGTCAAGTTGGGCGTTTTCTGACGGACAGCATCGGGTATCTCGAAACTTCTAATGATTTCAGGATCATTGGGTTTTTCATAGAAATCAACGATTTTGAGATTTTCGTCCATTTTCAATACCCCCAGTTCTGGAACTCTGTAGGCGGGCATGGGGATGACGCTTACCGTGATATCCGCGTCATGCTTCCAGTGGAAATCAATGTATTCGGAATAATCCATCCGGTACAGGTGGTCTCCTGACAGAATCATGATGGTATCATGGGCACTTTCAAAATATCTCAGATTTTTCCTGACAGCGTCAGCCGTCCCTTCATACCAGTCTTTACTGTCAATAGTCTGGGAGGCCGCCAGAATTGAGATAAATCCTTTCGTGAAAGGATCCATCTGGTAGGCAGAAAAAATGTGCCGGTGCAACGATTCAGACGTGAATTGCGTAATAATCCACATATTGCGGATATTCGCATGGATACAGTTGGAAATGGGTACATCAATCAACCTGAATTTCCCCGCGATAGGGACTGCCGGTTTTGACCGTTGCTGTGTTAACGGGTATAGTCTTGACCCTTGTCCACCAGCAAGAATAATCGTAGTAACTTGTTTGGTTCCAGCCGTCATAATTTCTCCTCATCAACATTATTTAGCTACGGATAATTACAGTATTCTCTGTAATTTTTTCTGTTCTGGTAATTAATGGACTTAAAAATTGACTGAATCACTCATCAAGGCTGTGTTTTGGCACAGGATGTGTTAATCATTAGCAGAATATCAATGCAAAATTAAAGATCGTTCATGGGGGAAATTTGACGCATTGATGTGCCAAATACAACAGGGTATAAAAATTCTCTGCTAAAAAAGAATCCTTTTGTTAAATTTTTGTGAAAAAAAATAAAGCTCTAAATACAGGACGAGCCTTAAAATACAAAGATTTATCGATTTTCTAACAAAAAAACAGCTTGATTGAACGATTATGAGTCAGGTTCCTGTTTCAAATTATCTGAAGAATACGATTCCTCAATTTCGAGAGCAATTTCTTGGATTGATTCATCGGATACCACTGTTTGCAAAGGCCCCCGATGAAACCCTGGGAGTTTTGTTTGATTATGCCACCTTAATACACGCAAAAGACAGAGAACGAATCATAAAACAGGGATCCTTTGATCAGAGAATCTTTATTTTACTCAATGGGAAGCTGAATGTGCTTTTCAAAGATGCGGATAAGGAAAGTCTGGTTGACACCATGAAACAGCCTTTTACCTTGTTTGGTGAGCGCAGTCTCCTGGCAGATCCCCGTGGAGCCTCTATCGAAAGCGATGGATCAACGTTTCTAATGTCCCTGGATATGGCATTTCTTCCAGATATCATTGGTGGCTATGAATCTGCGGAACGTCAGGTGGAAGATCCATTATACCAACAGAATATTGATTTTTATACCATGTTTTCCTTTGTGCTTATCCATAGACTGGAAACCCTGGAATGGGAAGAATACCGCTATAAACAGACCATTTCATGGGTTAGAGATCATTTTGATTTCTGGAAACAATACCGAACCACAATTGCCCCAATCCAGCATTTCATCGCAGAAACGCAACCACTTTTTACGGAGAATTTACCTGCGGAATGGTTTGCAACCCTGACAACATCCCTGTCAGCCAAAGAAAAATCACACAAACTAAGGGAACTGTACATGCATCTGCTCAGGGAACGAACCCTGGGAACCATTGACAAGATGGATACAAATATTTCTCAATTGCTGAAATATGCAACGTTAGAGGAGAACTGGGATGAGTTGTCTCTGGAAATCAATAATCCTTTGCCTGAAATTTTGACGCTTTCCAATTTTCTCAAGCAGTTGTATCAGGACATTGAAGCAACAGGATTGGTCAGTGACCACATGAGGTTGCCTGAATTTCTGGATAGCCTGATTTCAAGGGAGTCTATTGATCCGCTGGGCTTCAGCCAGGTGTTAACAAAGCGGAAATGGGTTTCAAACCGTTTCAGTCTGGCCTATGTCATGTTTTTATTCTGCAAACACTGTATCAATGCCGTCAGTCAGGCAAATAGAAGAATTGTACAGATGCTGAAAACCATCAGGAAAATCAATGGTGAATCCGCGGATCTGCTTGGAACAAATCATTTAGACCTCATTGCTGAGTTTGGACAGTTGTATGAATTACAGCAACAGAGTTTTGAGGAGGAAAAACAAACCGGGAGCGAGGCCGAAACGGACGAACTCCCGGATGATTTATCTCAGGATGATATTGAGGCCTTGTTCAACAGCATGTGACGCACCTCAGTCTTCTTTTCTGCGGCGTTTAGGAGCCGTGTAGTAGGGGACCATGTTCTGTTGATCCTTGGGCGGACGCTGATAGGTCCCTGTGCTGGCGACACGTTTGGGCAATTCAATGGGTTGCGGCATGATATCCTTGTACCGGATGGTGTTCAGGACATGACTGATGCAACTCAGTCGCGCCATTCTTTTATCATCGGATTCCACAACATACCAGGGTGCTTCCTTTATATCGGTATAAAAAAACATTTCATCCTTGGCCTTGGAATAATCCTCCCATTTATCTCGTGATTCGAGATCCATCGGACTCAATTTCCAACGTTTTAATGGATTGGCGGCTCGTTCCTGAAAGCGTTTTTCCTGTTCTTCATCACTGACCGAAAACCAGTATTTGAGCAGGATAATTCCTGAGCGGACAAGCATCCGTTCAAATTCAGGACACGATCTTAAAAATTCCCGATATTCCAGATCAGAACAAAATCCCATCACTCGTTCTACACCAGCCCTGTTATACCAGCTTCGATCAAAGATAACAATTTCGCCAGCACCGGGCAAATGTTCGACATAGCGCTGGAAATACCACTGTGTTTTTTCACGATCAGAAGGTGTTCCAAGAGCGACAACCCGACAACCCCTGGGATTCAGCGGTTCTGTCAGACGTTTGATGGTTCCACCTTTCCCCGCGGCGTCGCGTCCTTCAAACAGAACCACAACTTTCAAGCCCTGCTGTTTCACCCAGTATTGCAGTTTGACGAGTTCCACATAAAGATTCTGCAATGCGTCTTCATACTCTTTCTTTTTGATTTTGTTGGGAGAATCCTGCAAATCCTCATTTACTTCCAGCATCTCCTTTTTATTTTTCTGATTTTCTGACTTGCTCATCAAATCTCCTGTCATTTGCCAAATTGTGAAACAGACTGAATACCTGACTGAATCATCTGAGCGATGAGCTCATCTGAGGCGTTCAACAGTTGTCCAATTTCTTTCATCAGTCGTTTTTCATCCTCAGAAAAGTTTCTGTCAATAATCGCGACATTGATCAGTTCCTGCAACAGCATTTCCTGGGTCTCTTTATCAAGCCCGTCCAAGGGGAAAAGCTTGATTTCGTTACCCAGTAACACCGCGTTTTCCAACTTGCTTCGTTGATCTGCCAGACCAATATTTTCAATTATGGAACGTAGGTACTGTTTTTCATACAGATCAATTTTTCCATCAATCATGATCATTTTGATGAAGGCACTGATAAACCATGTTTTCTGTGCTTCATTGAGTTTGCCAAGAAGTGCCAGATTAGGCGCGGTCGGGCTTTGCTGACCTGCTTCATTCCAGGGACTTTTTAACTCACGCAGGGTTTCAATTTTTCGTTGTGCGAGCAGATGTCCTTTGCTGGCGGCACGATCAATCCATTCATAACCGAGTTTGGCGTTGATCGGCGTACCTTCTCCCTGAATATAAAGGACACCCAGATTATACATCGCCTGTGCCTGTCCTTGTGTAGCCGCTTTAGAAAACCATTCAAAGGCTTTGTTCATATCTTGAGGAATACCTTTACCTTTCGCGTAGCTTAATCCCAGATTGTATTGTGCGTTCGGAATTCCCTGCTCAGCCTGCTCAATGAGCTTGGTGATTGTTTCAGGAATCTGATAGTCTCCCGTCGGGGTTGGCTGGTCAAAGGTCCATGGTGTTTTTTCAAAAATTGGAAGATCCGTTTCCAGATCGTTCCGCACAAGAAACAACAGAAAATCCCCAGGTGCTACAGGAACATCAATTTGGGGATTGACCAGCATCATCGGTTCACCTTTACGAATCAGACCGGCAGGCAAAAATCCATAGTCCCGGTTGAGTTCTGTGATGGCATCAATCCATGTTTTGGTTTGCCATTTGGCACTGAGTTTGCGGACACATAAACTTTCCGTATTGTGATCTTGTGAAATGATGTGTTCCACCAGGTCGCCGATACCAAAGTGGATAGAGTTATTTTTGAGGATGGGGGCAACCAGTTCGTCGACACTGATACAAAAGTCACACCCGACTTCCATCAACCTGTGATTGAAGCCATGCTCCCGGAAACTGGCAACAGTGAAAATACTGCCGCCGGTGACTCGTTCCAGGCGAAGAACAGCCATGAGCGTATGGCTGTCTTCCTGATGATCGATCAGGGCAATTCTGGCCTGATAAGCCTGTGCCAGTTTAAAGCCTTCTTCTGAAAAAGAAGAGGCCTGTACCCACCTGAGATTAAGGCGTGTTTCGGAATGAACCCATTCAGGATGCTCCGACAGAACAACAATTTCCTCCTTGATGCCTGCTATTTCCAGTTCCATGATCAGCCGTTTGATGAATTGAAGCTCATCAGAACAGATAAGGATATGTCCAATTCTTGAAATTTCGTCCAGACCGGAAGTTCTGATGGCATCTTTGATACTATCCGCAGAAGGTCGATTTGATGGTGGAACCAGCGTCAACACATGATCGCCTGGCTTCAGCACTGTATTTGACGGGGGATTCACATGCACCCGAGTCTGGTTATTCACCAGTGCCAGGGGCATACTGCCTGTATTTTTTTTGGTATGGAGCACATAGTCAATCCAGGTTTGTGACGCTGATTTTTCATCCAGCAACTGCTTTTTAATACTGGGCGTGTTGGGATGATTGATGACCAGTTCCCTGATCCATGTAGGTGATCCCTGGTCAGTGAACGACTGGACCATCAGCGGAATATAAATATCATAGGTGTTGAGCGCATAATCACATCCTACATGTTCCATATGAGTGCGATAGTCTTTGTCGGAGTATTGAGCCATGGAAACGATCCGTCCCTGCGTCAGATTTTCCAGTTGCATCACCGTCATGACAGTCTGGCTGTCATCCTGAAATGAAATATAGGCAATCTGAGCCTCACTGGCTGAGGCTTTTTTGAGAATATCAGTATGAAACGATTTGCCATTGATCCATGGTATTTCTTCAAATTTGGTTCCAATCAATGGGGACTGAGGCAACGGAGATATCAGAACCACATTGAATTCTTGTTCCAGTTCATATTCCTTGATGATGGAACGAATAAATTCCGGGTTGTCCGAGCAAATCAGAATATGATCTTTGGTTTTGATTGGTGTTAATCCTTTTTGCCTTCCAGATTGAAAGGCAAAAAACCAGTTTGATACCAGAGAAATGACCACTGAGTTGATCAGAACGCCAGTAACCAGCACAAATATCCCGAACAGTTTCCCCGCTTCCGTAGCCGGATACATATCCCCGTAACCGACTGTTGTGAAAGTCACAACAGTCCACCAGACACTGTTAAAAAAGCTGGCATAGGAGCTGTTACCTGTACCTTCAATCAGGTGAATTCCTAAAGCGGAAAGTAACAACAGCAAGGGAAAAACAATGAGCAGAAACTTGGTTTTCATAAATCCTGTTTTGATGAAATTTAAGGAAGATAAGCGTTATAGCCCACCTGGAAACGCAATCAGTTTATAAACTGAGGGAATCAGTAACACAAGATTGGCCGCCAATAATAAAAATCCGAGAATCAACATCACCACGACCAGAGTGGATAAATGTTTTTTTGTAACAGGCACATTGTGTCTTGGACACGAACTGCCCTTTTGGGCAAATCGGCGGTCGTGTCCCATCAGAAAGACAAGGTACACTTTGGTGAATGGAATCACTGTGCGAATATCCACCAGATGAGTCCCTCCGCTTTTCCAGAAATTTAGCAACGCCTGTCTGAGTCCGGCACTCTGAGCCTCTGTCAGCGATTGTCTGATTTCAGGATCCATCGTTTCAAAAATGTGTTGAACAACAGGGTCTTCATTCCCGGCGGGTAAATCATTCATAATTGTCTGTAATTTATAGGTGATCATGGATTGCTGTCAATAGGACACTGTTTGCCCTATGACATAAATCAAAAGTATTGTCTAGAACAAGTTCAACGTCAAAACAGATTAATCATACACAAGGAAAACATGCTTAACTTTACGCAACGGTTACGTTATAACGTAATTTTCATCAAAGTTATTAAGTTTTAATTATAACATTAATCATTTTTATTGAGAAATATCTTGACGTATTTAGGTATTACCGTAATTTCTGTTTCAGTCATTCACAATATTCTGTAAACATTTTCTATTGTTCAAATCTATGACTTTTGAAAAACGTTT
This sequence is a window from SAR324 cluster bacterium. Protein-coding genes within it:
- a CDS encoding glucose-1-phosphate adenylyltransferase, giving the protein MTAGTKQVTTIILAGGQGSRLYPLTQQRSKPAVPIAGKFRLIDVPISNCIHANIRNMWIITQFTSESLHRHIFSAYQMDPFTKGFISILAASQTIDSKDWYEGTADAVRKNLRYFESAHDTIMILSGDHLYRMDYSEYIDFHWKHDADITVSVIPMPAYRVPELGVLKMDENLKIVDFYEKPNDPEIIRSFEIPDAVRQKTPNLTPAQTHMASMGIYLFKKDVLFSLLEANNDHDFGKQIIPKSIHQKKVFAYSFDGYWEDIGTIKSFFDVHISLTQHVPDFNFYDEEKPIYTHGRFLAGAKINEAKVDCSIISEGSIIDPSYIRHCVIGLRSVIHTGCHLEYVIMMGADFYEDPMAQNISSGRPRIGIGENTTVKNAILDKNVRIGRNVKLLNKDNVVEADLTDCYIREGIIVIPKGASIPDGFSV
- a CDS encoding cyclic nucleotide-binding domain-containing protein, which codes for MSQVPVSNYLKNTIPQFREQFLGLIHRIPLFAKAPDETLGVLFDYATLIHAKDRERIIKQGSFDQRIFILLNGKLNVLFKDADKESLVDTMKQPFTLFGERSLLADPRGASIESDGSTFLMSLDMAFLPDIIGGYESAERQVEDPLYQQNIDFYTMFSFVLIHRLETLEWEEYRYKQTISWVRDHFDFWKQYRTTIAPIQHFIAETQPLFTENLPAEWFATLTTSLSAKEKSHKLRELYMHLLRERTLGTIDKMDTNISQLLKYATLEENWDELSLEINNPLPEILTLSNFLKQLYQDIEATGLVSDHMRLPEFLDSLISRESIDPLGFSQVLTKRKWVSNRFSLAYVMFLFCKHCINAVSQANRRIVQMLKTIRKINGESADLLGTNHLDLIAEFGQLYELQQQSFEEEKQTGSEAETDELPDDLSQDDIEALFNSM
- the ppk2 gene encoding polyphosphate kinase 2, encoding MTGDLMSKSENQKNKKEMLEVNEDLQDSPNKIKKKEYEDALQNLYVELVKLQYWVKQQGLKVVVLFEGRDAAGKGGTIKRLTEPLNPRGCRVVALGTPSDREKTQWYFQRYVEHLPGAGEIVIFDRSWYNRAGVERVMGFCSDLEYREFLRSCPEFERMLVRSGIILLKYWFSVSDEEQEKRFQERAANPLKRWKLSPMDLESRDKWEDYSKAKDEMFFYTDIKEAPWYVVESDDKRMARLSCISHVLNTIRYKDIMPQPIELPKRVASTGTYQRPPKDQQNMVPYYTAPKRRRKED
- a CDS encoding SEL1-like repeat protein translates to MKTKFLLIVFPLLLLLSALGIHLIEGTGNSSYASFFNSVWWTVVTFTTVGYGDMYPATEAGKLFGIFVLVTGVLINSVVISLVSNWFFAFQSGRQKGLTPIKTKDHILICSDNPEFIRSIIKEYELEQEFNVVLISPLPQSPLIGTKFEEIPWINGKSFHTDILKKASASEAQIAYISFQDDSQTVMTVMQLENLTQGRIVSMAQYSDKDYRTHMEHVGCDYALNTYDIYIPLMVQSFTDQGSPTWIRELVINHPNTPSIKKQLLDEKSASQTWIDYVLHTKKNTGSMPLALVNNQTRVHVNPPSNTVLKPGDHVLTLVPPSNRPSADSIKDAIRTSGLDEISRIGHILICSDELQFIKRLIMELEIAGIKEEIVVLSEHPEWVHSETRLNLRWVQASSFSEEGFKLAQAYQARIALIDHQEDSHTLMAVLRLERVTGGSIFTVASFREHGFNHRLMEVGCDFCISVDELVAPILKNNSIHFGIGDLVEHIISQDHNTESLCVRKLSAKWQTKTWIDAITELNRDYGFLPAGLIRKGEPMMLVNPQIDVPVAPGDFLLFLVRNDLETDLPIFEKTPWTFDQPTPTGDYQIPETITKLIEQAEQGIPNAQYNLGLSYAKGKGIPQDMNKAFEWFSKAATQGQAQAMYNLGVLYIQGEGTPINAKLGYEWIDRAASKGHLLAQRKIETLRELKSPWNEAGQQSPTAPNLALLGKLNEAQKTWFISAFIKMIMIDGKIDLYEKQYLRSIIENIGLADQRSKLENAVLLGNEIKLFPLDGLDKETQEMLLQELINVAIIDRNFSEDEKRLMKEIGQLLNASDELIAQMIQSGIQSVSQFGK